AGCCCGAACCGAAGACTCCTGCTGGTACGGCAATGAACGTGTACGCCGTGAACAGGTCGGCTCCCAATAAGAACCACACTAGGATAGTACCTAGTCTCCTCCCGCCTAGGCTCCACTCCTCTATTTGCCTTAGATCCCCCTTTCTGAACCTAGCTCCGTAGAAGCCCAGAAAAGCGAAGACGGCGAAGAGGATTATGAAGACAACCAACGACATATAGTCTATGTTACCTACTGCCACTCCCCTTCACCTCCCCGTTCTTTGCAACTGACGCTCCTACCATTAGCACCGTCGATATTACCAGCATCAGTATCTGGTACCAGTAGAAGAACGATAGTCCGAAAAGCTCTGGCTGTACCTTATTGAACACCGAGAACACGGAGTACAAGATTATATCTATTAGGAAGGTTATTCCTACAGCTAGGTAATACACATTCATGGCAATCACAGTTAGTGTTAAAATTCTTATAATCCTTTTTTAATAAGATAATACACTTTTTACTAAACATTTCTATTCATGATTTAACCTTTCAACTATAAATTAATTTTTTCAAGATAAGTACTTACTTTCTTAAGAAGTATTTGTCAACGGTTCCCCGTTTATCTGTTTATTTCCTATGAAGAGAGATTAATAAAATTAATCGGGACAACGCTAACAACACTGTGGAGCTTAGAGTAGAGAAGCCCGAGGAGGTACTTGTGCCCCCTCTCCCCGAATTCTCTTACGTCTGCAACAACGAGATAACAGAGGCAAAGTGTAAGGGAGTTTGCATATTCAGGGATTCGGACTTCCTCAGTTTCACGTCGTCAGAAGTAGTTTCAACAATGAGCTTACAGGGGATAGTGAGGTCCAAGACCAGGGGAAGGAAGCTGGAGAGGTGGAGCAACTACCTTGAAAAGTACAAGGTGGCTCTAGATGGACAGGAGTTCTCGCTCTCGCTAAAGCTCAACTTGGTCATAACGGTGTACGTAGATGGCTACGAGGTAAACGGAGTCTCGGGAGATGTTGTGGTAAAGGAGTACCGCCTAGTGTCCACTAAGAAGAGGGAGGACTCAATGGTCGACCTACTCTCCCTCAAGCCCACACTCATTACCTTAAGGAGGCACTCCGA
The sequence above is drawn from the Candidatus Aramenus sp. CH1 genome and encodes:
- a CDS encoding DUF3311 domain-containing protein, producing the protein MNVYYLAVGITFLIDIILYSVFSVFNKVQPELFGLSFFYWYQILMLVISTVLMVGASVAKNGEVKGSGSR